The nucleotide window ATGCATCTAGTGAGTTTTTTCTGCTGCATGATGTGGATTGTTTGTACACTAAGTTGGACTAGACTGAGATTTGGTGGATCTTGTGCTTATATCTTTGTAAAATGAAAACTTACTTCCTGTTTGTGCTTCTGATTCCAATCACAGGTATGTTTTGGAGATCTAGGACTATGATATTATGTTCTCATAGCTTGTCCATTTTCTCTAGGAATTGATGAGGTTGAAAGAAATTCATCTGTCTGTTACTGTAATACTCTTCTCCCTTAACTTGGTCTTGTTTTATGtaaaggaagaaaaataaacaaaactttgttttatatgaaaaatatcaGTGTGAATGAAGATAAATTCTACCAAGCATATACTAGCTCTTCTTGACTCATTGATTTCCatttttaataagttttgagCATTTTCTTGCTCGGGCTTGCACTAGTATTTGAGTCTAACAAACTTCCTATTACTGCAGAAACCTTCTAGTGGGAACCTTGGTGTAGGAAACCACCATTTGTCACAATATTTTGTTGAACTGTATTTATAGGAATCATCATCTGTATCTTTTGATAAATAAGCGAAATCATTTTGGACTTTGAAGTTATTACGTAGTCATTCATGGTCTCCGTCAGCATTTTGTTGCGAACTAACAATCAATTGAGCCTTTAggaaaataatgataaaatttatacaTGAAGGGAATCTGTAGGTACAGTTAGTGTCTTACAAGCAGCATTGTTTCCTGTGTTTGCAAGGTAGGGTTATCATGTTGGACGAAATGAGCCCATCAACAGGCTTTTGTAtgcatttgttttgtttgacaTCATTCATTCTTACGGGTTTCAGTGAATATTGAATCAATCGGGAGTACATGAGTTCGAACCCTGGGTAAAGCAATCTTTAACCAAGTTTCACTTACCTTTCAGCCGAACTTCCGATTATCAGATTCCTCAAGGTTGTTAATATTACTCTATGACTATGCTCAATGTTTTTCACAATGTTTCCTTTATTATTAACTTGATTATGTTTCCCTTTCATTGTAACAATTTCAATTCTCGTTGAGATAACTTTATTGCAATTGCTGGAACTGGTAATGTTATAATTGTTATACCAATAGCTTTTCGGTAAGATTAACACCTACAACAGATCAGCCCAGATACTCTTCTGTTGATACAGCAGACTGTTGAATCTGGTTTCTACCTTGATCTAACTGTCGAAATTTGGCTGCACGGATTCAGAGGATCCGTGTTCACAATATATCTGCATAGCATCTTTCATTTGATTCTTTTCAGTTTTATCTTGTTGAGCAGTATATATCTTGGAAGCTACAGTTTTCCTGGATTATTCCTTATCATATTATCATTTCTGGCAGTGGATTTTGCAGCTGGTTCTAGAGATGACACTTGGATTTGGACTACTGGAATATGTCATATGCTATCGAAATTTGATTGCATAATAACATAGCAACACTTCAAGACATACACAAATGAGAAAGTACCGGACTGTTATTTTGACACAAAATGGAACAATTTTTGTCAACAATTTGGTTGGTTTTAACGCAATTCTAACACATTGTTAATTGCGTTCAGTGGATGATAAATGAATATAACAAGATATTGCTACTCAATAGTCATTCATTGAACACAAATCACAGTTTTAAACATTATTAATTATGATTAGTGGTGACATTGTCaaatcaacaaccatatatataaaaacaactATACTTTTGATACTATAGGAAAAAGATAAGTTAATATAAAGCAGAAGATTATATATCATCTTTTGAATTCTCATAAGATTACAATGTCAAGGAATATATAGCATGGCTACAGAGATTGTATAGACAACTCAACCATCTTCATTTACAACTTCAAACTGTTCAAAACTGTTCTTCATAAAATCcaacataaataaacaaatgacaTATCCATATATTACCAAGAAATTACTATTTTATGTATGTGACACTGTGATAAAGATAGAAGAAACAGGAGTGTACTTtgataaaatgcaattttacaaaatcactCAACATCAGTAACTTGAGCACACGATGCTTCCATCATACCGTTGCGAATTTGATCACCAATATCCCTAACATGGCCAGGTCCATGAGGTATAAAAACTGTGGTATTCTTTGAATTGTTTCCAAGGTCTCTGATTGTGTCAAAGTATTGAGTAATCATGATAAGATCCATAACTTCCTTCGCTGAAGTTCCTTCTACCTTGTTAGAGAATTGCAAGATGTTCTCTCTCAAGCCATCTGTGATAGCTTGCCTCTGCCTTGCCACACCAACCCCGCCTAAAAACTTTGATTCGGCTTCTGCTTCTGCCTTTTTAACAATAAGCACCTTGTCTGCTTCTCCTTTGAATTCACTAGCAAGTAGCAGCCTTTGAGCTGTGAAGTTAAATCATAACTCGTTAGTTCAGCTACATAAATGACATCTGGATGCAATAAACACGCATAAAGAGACTGCATATATGGACAAACAGATGCAGTGTTGTCATTCAGCGATCATGAAAAATGTCAGTTTGTTCATATTCCGCTATGCAAAAGTGGTTTAGCACCGAtatagctgctatttgacaTCATTTTGCACTAAGTAGCTTGTTAGAACTGGTATCAATATTAATAGGATATACCCAATGTACTAGGTTAGTATTGGGGAATCACACTTGAAACAATGCTCCAAAGAGCAAAGATTACATACATATTGTTACAACAATTCTGAACGAAACTGACAGAGCAGTTTCTTAAGAGGAGTTTTACACAATTATTTGAATGACACAACTGACAGGAATCGAGATCCTTCCTTCTCCCTTACTATAAATTCCGCACTTAATTCAAATAACAAACTACCATCTATAGTTACATACACACACCTAATAAAACTTAACTTACAATTAACATAACTGCtcctaataatattataataaccACCACTAATAACATTTACTAATAAGAGTTCTAAGATAGCGTATCGTAGAACAGTAGTGAATTGTTCAAATTTCACTATGCTATAGTGTAATAGacactatttaacaacactaaGGAGATGGGATAAACACATGTGCAGGAgtgaacacacacacacacactgaACTTAAGGTATAACCAGCATACAAAGGATGTCCCAAGTGACAACTCGATTGGTAACCCAAAGTTCAAACCTTGAAAAAACTTGCATAACCACTAATTtacaaacaattttcatttgtcTATTGAAAAAAGAGCATATGATATGGAAAATGATTAATTTCATCAACACCCAAACACCCAAGGGGTTCCACAAAACCAAATAATTAAGATGCCCACGTCAGATATCATGCAAATAAAATCACGCGAAAGAAATTAAAGTAGCAAAACATCGGAATATGTAGAGTAATCTTTCAGAACCTAATCCATAAATTCTGCAATcgagtaaacaacatatatttTACTACTCGATATGTGCAGAGGAAGAAATCAAACAAAGTCTTAAAACAACAGTATGGTTACCTGCATTGATCTCATTCATTGCCCTGCGCACAGAAGGATCAGGTATAATATCAACCATCAGTATGTGTTCTATGCTATATCCGTATTCTCCCATCACCTGTTACATGAAATTCATGAGGAGTAAATGCGGAGATACTTATactcattatttttttagtttttgtcaaACAGACACCGATAAAATCACTATCACAGCCGTAAGCATGAGCAAGACTGAATTTCTACTTTCAAGAGGCGTTATAAGAACATATCCACTACGGACAACCTATTAAGGTAGTCCACCGCAGAACCCACCATTTACGAAACTCTTGTGTAAGAAGTCTAAAGGTTCTTTTCACTTACCAATGCTTACATATTTCAATGAAAAGGATCATATATTTTTCactataattaacatgattTGATAAAAGCAGTGAAAATCACCTTTCCAAGTTCTTCCATGACACCTTTGGCAACCTCACCTTTTTGCTCAAACAGCTCATCCAAATTCATCTTCGGAAcaatagcacgagccactacaacaacaacaacaaagatatTGATAAGGTGACTCACTGATATGAGAAAGTGACACGGATCTGAGTGATAAATCGGTCATGAATTCAACCTACTCAACTGACAAGTAATAATAAACAATATTCATCGATCAtgattacaaaaaatataagcaCGCAGATAAACAaccaaaattataaacaaagaCAAGAGTAAAACACGAACCATCAAAAACATAAGCCTGGATCTGTTCCTGTGGGTTTTGCAACTCATAAAAAGCATCATCAGCATTTTCCTTCACTACACGGTATTGAATTGAACATAACAACTGCACAAACACGTTGTCCTGGAGCCAGACACAAAAATACCTCGCACTATTATTATCACGTAATAAAACATTGACaattacaaattaaattaatacacAAATCAAAGTCAACTGATTAATAAGTTCCAATTAAGCTCAAATTCTACCTTCTTCTATCCAATTGAGACACAAAACCAAATAAGTCAGGTTTAAGCAGTTAATGAAAAGATCAAATTGATCTTATCCACATTCAATATCTCAGAGACCATTTGGTacaattttttgatgaaaaaacaacacttttttaaacaaaataatcactttttagGAGTTTTCATTAGTTTGATATAGATTTTCAAAAATGAGAAtctgaaaaacaaacaaaacatagAATTAAAAACTACTTCACATAACTCGAACTCGTTTGTTccagtatataaaaaaaagttattatgtactcaataatttagagtttttttaaaaaggcaGAAGCTGCTTACTGTTTGTCTACCATAATGAAAATCACTTAAAAAATATCAGTTATCAGAATATGATTTCATGAGAAGCTATTAAAAACACCTTCTTATTGAGTTTATTGATTTTTctcagattttgattttttgaaaatctgTAACAAGTTAATGAAAACttctaaaagtgattattttgtttagataagtatttttttccaaaaaaaaaagttgtaacaaacagGCTTACTAGCTTCTATCAAAAATCTTTTTTCCaattggattggcttatttttgagcatatgaaaaataacttatgcaaataaataaacttttatgataatttaGAAGTTTTCAGAGTAACGAAAATTGCATCTTCATAACTGTTTTTTCACAAACTACACCGACAAACTTCTGAATAATACTCAAAAGCTTAAAATAAGCCTAATCCAAACGGGCCCtaaacaaatttgattttcagtacgttaatcaaacacaaaataacTTATGGTTGCCTTAAACATATCTAAAATCTAAAAACTAATCCATAAATTCTACTGAAAACTTCTAAAAGTGATTATCTTGTTtagaaaaagtgattttttcataaaaaataaaaaaaaaaagaagttgtaaGTTTGTAACAAACAGGCTAACTAGCTtctgaaaaaaatcatttttgataactgattaaacaaatttgattttcagtacgttaaacaaacacaaaacaacttatgattgctataaaaatatctaaaaattaatctctaaattCTAATTAAGTATCAAAATCACTGTTTTTTCGTTAAACAAACACAAAGCAACTTATGATTGCtataaaaatatctaaaaattaatatctaAATTCTAATTAAGTACCagaatcactttttttttcataatccCTAACAAAATGacctagaaaataataattattcaacaAATTTAACTTAAACCCGGTCAACCCCTAAAATACCAACTTAAATCAAATCCGACCGAACTCGAGATTACCAGGATCatttctaacaaaaattatatcaataagaacacaaagaaaaaaagaataccTTAGTTTTGGTTTCAATTTTAACATCAAGAGAAGCAATTCTGGTAGAAAGAATACCAGCAAGACATTCACCAGCAAAAGGGTTAAAGATTTGAAAACCAGGTTGAGCAACTCTTTGAAAACGACCCCACTGTTCAACAATTCCTACGCTTGATTGTTCAACACATCCACAGAATAAACAGAACGTGTTTCCCATTTTGATTGATCAATTGAATCGGTTTTTTGGTTTatgattatgtttttgttgtttgtttctatttatGGTAATAGAATTTTAATTTCGTTGTTTGAGTGTTTTGTGGATTTGTATCCTACACGACTTACATGAAAGACTTGGAAAACATAGATGGTTGCTTAATCAACGCTTAACGAGTAAACACGATagttattaaatatattaatattttaaaatagtccatgatcgtattagttttttttttttaaaaaaaattaactactaTCATAATCATTAATCGATTAATGTTCAATATATGAAGagtaagaataaaaaatataatgattaaCTCAAGAACAGGCCGCCCaaattaaaatagtcttttatattaaaaatacttTGTTAATAGAGTTATTTTAACGAGTGTTCTAAGACACTTGTTAAAGAAACTAAAAGTAGTAGATTTTCGTTgaatttaacaatattttaacctttaaaaagataaatttattatttttcacaatttttcaatgcaatatttcaatttttatctttttaactaATACTTAGAAACACTCTTTATTATTTCTCTGATTAATATGTTTCAATATACTACTAATTGTCAGTATTGAGTCACTGTTTAAACATCAAAGaatattttaactaaaaaaatatgtaatctgagacaatttaaaatttagatacaattaaaaaattattgttgttattcgttacaagcaaaatcaaaactatTACCTATTGTTCAATTGATTGGAAGATAGATTTTgactgttttttctttctttgtgtaATCTCAATTGGTTGTAATTTTTGATtgactttttataaaaatatgagaaTTTTGAGGGGGATATTGAATAACCATCACAAGAATGATATGGTAGTAGTACTGCCCCTTACCATATTTGTCATACTAACCGACATCATTTAACTATAACAAATATCTAAAGTACACTGCAGCgtttattttaagtttgaaagaACTAGAAAGATATTGTGCCATGGGTCTATCATAGGACTacaccaaaaaaatttaaaactttttttttttaattatgaagaaTGTTTATAGGaaggcttaaataggtctttcgtctctgcaaatataggtcatttgtaTTTTCGTCTCTGAAGTTACTAATTCTTTCAATCTGCCActgcaaaatttaatcatttgacttttggtcatAATTAGATTTTTATGCTGAGTTGGGCTGTCATTAGCGACGTGGTGCCCAAGTGGTGATTGGGCGAGGTGGTTGGTTTAAATAGGTCTTTAATCCCTCAAATAtaagtcatttgaattttcgtccatgaaattactaatcagatgtaattaggaccatttttcaaatgattaatatttgcaatgaCAAAATGAAAGGATTAATAACTTcaaggacgaaaattcaaatgacatatatttgtaaggatgaaagacctatttaaatcttataggaataaaatgtcaagaaagttggtgattcattttgtttcatttaataattgttagtgtaacaaataaacttaaattaataaaactaattGAACTAAAATTACTAAAACTGTTAGTTTGGTGAAATAGTACAtgatctttaattttattggccaattttttttttatataattatttaaccACACCAAAAGCTTAGTCTTGGATCCATCTCTTATATCATGGGTTTGTTTCCTTAAAAACAAACATGggtattttataaaagtttttattttttatttttttatgaaaggttagtttttttattagaataaaACTATCTCATTTCATTGTCATTAACAGTTTCGATACAATCATGCATTTCAATAAGTTATTGAAAACTAGGTAAAGATGTGGCCGCCTTAGCTAAACTATGAACAACCTCATATACTTGTTTCATAATAAACTCAACCTAagagtttgtaaaaaaaagtcgAGAATGTTCTACGACATTCTCTAATGATAGcttcaaaatcatatttatctaTGCGATTACTATAATAGCTATCCACTACTTTCATAGAATTaagttcaaaaattaaattatggcttaaatatgtaaaaggtctCTATAAGTTTgcgcattttttgttttcatccctgtaagttttatttttctaaaataaacctTGTATCTTCTTAACCTTTTGAAAATGGTCCTTGCCGTCACCTTCTGTCAACAAAAATGCCATTGTGGCTAATGGAGCACAGGTGGCAGGTCATGAGTTGGCACATTTGATGAGATGGCATGAGAcagagactaaaataaaaaacgtaaattaccacagggactaaaataaaaaacgtaaaatcaaaatttcaaatttaaaatcaagatcttattcttcttcttccctcattgtcttcttcatcttcatcaccatattcataaatcatcaacaccaAACCaaggaaaataaagaaaaaaacaaacaattttttttttaaacaaaactaataatcatcaatcaacaacaacaagacccactcttcatcaaaacattaaaacaacataaactcTCTTCACCAATTATATAAATacacaaaattacacaattcaaacacaaaaatttgagaaattagagtttgaatttgaatgtgagagaaaagatgaaaaggGATCGGACTATTTATGTATGGTAATTGTAGCAATCTGGAAGAATAAGAGGAAattgtggaagaaaaaaaaaaagagggatgAAAAAGATGTATTCTTGCCTTTCTTATCTATAAACTTTATGAATGGATTTGCAATCAATTGCAACAAACATCACTAAATTAATCAAACTTAAGTAGCATATAATATTTCAACTTAACATTACAATCAAAACACACAATATGATTGAGTAATGGAATTAGaataaattgttgaaggataTGGGTTTTGGTTCAAGGGCTCAAGGTATGGGATAGATTGGGGAAGGTTTGAGAGGAAAAAGAAGACTGAAATTTGAGAGGAAGGAGAAGATTAAACgtctttttaatttcatccttgtGTCAATTTACGTTGGGAAGAGTTATGCTCATTCCAAACCAAATTTCTAAACTCCTTATTTGTTATATGcactatagttttttttttttttttgtaaaggtTACTATACATTACTCACGTACATTACATCTATTATTTatacaatgaatattttatattcgaATAACATCCATGCAGCAAAAAGTCCAAAATTCGTTGTCACAACTCACATGATCAATCTAGCTATGGTATGAGCTTAGAAAAAATAGCATATGTGCATGATGGCATGCTTATTTTGACAACAGATGAGGTGGCATATGTCAACTATGGGAATTCATAGATGCCACTCATATAATATCTTGAAAATTTCTGTATACACTTTTAACAAGGttgaaacacaccaaaaaaAGACGTAAATGTTAATCTACAGTTATCTGCCGCGGTTAAAATCCATCGACAATTAACTGCCGATCTCTATTGTCAATGTGGAAATGTGGCGCGGCACAACCAACCAAATAATTGGCGCGGTGCGGGAGCGGGGCGCGTAGCGTGTGCTATTTCGGTGGTGCGGCCactaataaatttaatactTGATACCATACTATTCAAAAAGAATACTTGATACCATACTATTcaaaaagaaatactaaaataccttaaATGTTACTCAAAATTTCATGAAGTTTtcataatatgaaataaaagggATAGCAAAATCGAAAATGGCTAATACCAATTATATACAACCAGTACAAGTTATTGTTTTACTATTTATAGGTCCATTTTGGCCGCTTTCCAATTCTCACACGCGCCGACGTGGCCTGGTGCGGTGGTCTTGATTTTCCCGCTCCGCTATAGTGGCCGGTGCGGCCGCTATTAACAACAGAGCTGCTGACGAGGTTATATTGATAAATTTCTAGTATTTTCTAGCATTGAGTGAAGTGTGAACAACATCCTTCTAATATCTTACTGCTAACCATATTAGTGAAAGTTGCGGGCTTCAGCTAGAATCTCTTAAGTAGAATTCAGCACCTAAATCATTTGGACTCTACAACCTTGGTTTTGCTGGTTAAATATTGCCCATAAGGAATAGACAGTGCAAACTCTCAAAacatttatatgtatttttctcTTGCATATTGGTATTAAATATCTTTATTAGTTTGAGCgtataaataactatatatGACAAAATTCATGATAATGAGTGCTTTGAAAAACTATTGTTGTTCATGTTCGCAATATTACACTATAAAATGCACTCAAGCTTAGAATTTGGATGGCAGGGCGCAGAGGCCGACCACCAAAACGCTATAGCGTTATGGCCACTACGTCAAAGTTTAGGGACATCTACTAAAAAACACAACGTGACAGAGTTTCGCATAGTGCCCACGGCCTGCGACACAAATATGAAGATATAATTGTCAATAAAAATTGACAAATCCTTGCTAATTTTAAGTTAAACCATATggttataatcaattttaagcTCACAGACATGCTTGATATATAAAAAGAGAACTGAAAAAAGTTAACAATTAAGATAGTTAATCATTCACCAATACGATCAAGTCGAAACTATCatatgaattaacacaaattcaAACAAGTAAATCATCGAAGAGGAACTTACTTTCAACAGGTCGATACCAAACCAAACTTTCAACATAATCCTTAGCACTATACCACCAAATTTCATAGGTACTTTCAATTCTCTTTAGTCTATTATCTTTCAAATTATAGAGGATTGCTTGGACTACACTTTTGGTTCTCAATATTAGTGT belongs to Medicago truncatula cultivar Jemalong A17 chromosome 6, MtrunA17r5.0-ANR, whole genome shotgun sequence and includes:
- the LOC25497124 gene encoding hypersensitive-induced response protein 4, which translates into the protein MGNTFCLFCGCVEQSSVGIVEQWGRFQRVAQPGFQIFNPFAGECLAGILSTRIASLDVKIETKTKDNVFVQLLCSIQYRVVKENADDAFYELQNPQEQIQAYVFDVARAIVPKMNLDELFEQKGEVAKGVMEELGKVMGEYGYSIEHILMVDIIPDPSVRRAMNEINAAQRLLLASEFKGEADKVLIVKKAEAEAESKFLGGVGVARQRQAITDGLRENILQFSNKVEGTSAKEVMDLIMITQYFDTIRDLGNNSKNTTVFIPHGPGHVRDIGDQIRNGMMEASCAQVTDVE